From one Populus alba chromosome 17, ASM523922v2, whole genome shotgun sequence genomic stretch:
- the LOC118038540 gene encoding ATPase family AAA domain-containing protein At1g05910-like isoform X2, which translates to MYTKRSGQGDGPVARPVRTSDRLRRRPKVFSRTYLYYSPSIIRPRKGKTKTRTAASRIAKMLGNRAVRAANANSVPTNLRRSTRKRRLSAHLEDYTDSSGSEDEDLMRPAFRPLRNRIHNSASQDELSSSKHKKIVETKSTPRREGLRPRRSRTIKTEPLALDSGDEQDTSEEKAVEDETENGNDIDDNDADDGQNDDEGDGEGEDEGEEDGDDDEGEEEEEEEEEQDGRRRYDLRNRAEVRRLSMEEGKQRPQSPRRVLHQGMGTKVNRDVRKGGSRVHKRHRLTRAEDSDDSLLVDELDQGPAIPWARGGSRSGPPWLLGGLEMHGTTAWGLNVAASGWGHQGDALASLTSGVQTAGPSSKGGADIQPLQVDESVSFDDIGGLSGYIDALKEMVFFPLLYPDFFASYHITPPRGVLLCGPPGTGKTLIARALACAASKAGQKVSFYMRKGADVLSKWVGEAERQLKLLFEEAQRNQPSIIFFDEIDGLAPVRSSKQEQIHNSIVSTLLALMDGLDSRGQVVLIGATNRVDAIDGALRRPGRFDREFNFPLPGCEARAEILDIHTRKWKHPPSKELKSELAASCVGYCGADLKALCTEAAIRAFREKYPQVYTSDDKFVIDVDSVKVEKDHFVEAMSSITPAAHRGAVVHSRPLSLVVAPCLQGHLHKAMNCLSDIFPPLAVSSEFIKLSMLSYGSAIPLVYRPRLLLCGCEGSGLDHLGPAVLHELEKFPVHSLGLPSLLSDPSAKTPEEALVHIFGEARRATPSILYMPHFDLWWDNAHEQLRAVLLTLLEELPSDLPILLLGSSSSPLAEIDGASLVFPHRSAYQVGKPSTEDRSLFFDRLIEAALSVVVEDVTKKSQGSAPLPELPKAQKVASGPKASELKAKIEAEQHALRQMRMCLRDICNRMLYDKRFSAFHYPVTDEDAPNYRSIIQNPMDMATMLQRVDSGQYITCSGFLQDIDLIVTNAKVYNGDDYNGARIVSRGYELRDAVHGMLSQMDPALVTYCDKIAAQGGPVQIPDDLGGSIFPSIPVVQLGTVTRTSARLRNVQPDVNLDQSYEALKRQKKNADATHAGMFNAEDKSRHQDSVQEKPPEEAGADDMNPDRPESSSADDSRHETSGGEASGHTEGSGSQDVTMSEAEVSSHVDHIKRLFVERTENYGIPLLERLYTRIMKGIFETKDKGVEDDGPRYSILRFLVKFAENTANF; encoded by the exons ATGTATACAAAACGTTCTGGTCAAGGAGATGGCCCAGTTGCAAGGCCTGTGCGGACTAGTGATAGGCTTAGGAGAAGACCAAAAGTGTTTAGCCGGACGTACTTGTATTATTCCCCAAGCATTATCCGGCCtaggaaaggaaaaacaaagacGAGGACTGCAGCTTCTCGGATTGCCAAGATGTTGGGTAACCGGGCGGTGCGGGCTGCAAATGCTAAT TCAGTTCCAACCAATCTTCGACGCTCAACAAGAAAGAGGAGGCTTTCTGCTCATCTTGAAGATTACACGGATAGTTCTGGATCAGAGGATGAAGACTTGATG AGACCTGCATTTCGACCTTTGAGGAATCGGATTCATAATAGTGCAAGTCAAGATGAGTTATCATCTtccaagcataaaaaaattgtgGAGACTAAATCAACACCTCGGCGTGAAGGATTGCGGCCCCGTCGTTCAAGAACAATCAAAACAGAGCCATTGGCTTTAGACTCTGGGGATGAGCAAGATACTTCTGAGGAGAAGGCTGTCGAAGATGAGACTGAAAATGGGAATGatattgatgataatgatgCAGATGATGGTCAGAATGATGATGAGGGTGATGGAGAGGGTGAGGACGAAGGAGAGgaagatggtgatgatgatgaaggtgaagaggaggaggaggaggaggaggaacagGATGGAAGGAGGAGATATGATCTCCGAAATCGCGCAGAAGTCCGTAGGCTCTCTATGGAGGAAGGTAAGCAAAGACCGCAATCTCCTCGAAGGGTATTGCATCAAGGAATGGGAACAAAGGTCAATAGGGATGTAAGGAAGGGGGGATCAAGGGTTCACAAGCGTCATCGTctaacaagagcagaagattcTGATGATTCCCTTCTTGTGGATGAGCTAGACCAAGGTCCTGCTATTCCTTGGGCTCGAGGTGGGAGCAGATCTGGACCACCCTGGCTCTTAGGGGGACTAGAGATGCATGGGACGACAGCATGGGGACTGAATGTTGCTGCATCTGGTTGGGGCCATCAAGGTGATGCCTTAGCAAGCTTGACTTCTGGTGTGCAAACTGCTGGCCCCAGCTCTAAGGGAGGGGCAGATATCCAACCTTTACAGGTTGATGAGAGTGTAAGTTTTGATGACATAGGTGGGCTTTCAGGATATATTGATGCTCTGAAGGAGATGGTTTTCTTTCCCTTGTTATATCCAGATTTCTTTGCCAGTTATCACATTACCCCGCCAAGAGGGGTTTTGTTATGTGGTCCTCCTGGTACTGGGAAAACATTAATTGCCAGGGCATTAGCATGTGCTGCTTCAAAAGCTGGCCAGAAGGTTAGCTTTTACATGCGCAAGGGTGCTGATGTACTAAGCAAATGGGTTGGTGAGGCTGAAAGGCAATTGAAACTTCTTTTTGAGGAGGCGCAAAGGAACCAGCCttccatcatcttctttgatGAAATAGATGGACTTGCTCCTGTTAGATCTAGCAAACAAGAGCAGATTCACAACTCTATTGTTTCTACTCTGCTCGCATTGATGGATGGTCTGGATTCTCGTGGACAAGTTGTTTTGATTGGAGCAACCAATAGAGTTGATGCTATCGATGGAGCCTTGCGTCGCCCTGGTCGGTTTGATCGAGAATTTAACTTTCCTTTGCCTGGTTGTGAGGCCCGTGCTGAAATATTAGACATTCACACCCGCAAGTGGAAGCATCCTCCTTCAAAGGAGCTAAAGTCAGAACTGGCAGCAAGTTGTGTCGGCTATTGTGGTGCTGATTTAAAGGCATTATGCACTGAAGCTGCCATCCGTGCTTTCCGTGAAAAATACCCTCAAGTTTACACAAGTGATGATAAGTTTGTGATAGATGTTGATTCTGTAAAGGTTGAAAAGGATCATTTTGTTGAAGCCATGTCCTCAATTACCCCTGCAGCTCATAGAGGTGCTGTTGTGCACTCTAGGCCATTGTCTTTAGTAGTTGCACCATGTCTGCAAGGTCATCTTCATAAAGCCATGAATTGCCTATCCGATATATTTCCACCTCTTGCAGTGTCATCCGAGTTTATCAAGCTTTCTATGCTTTCCTATGGATCTGCAATTCCTCTTGTGTATAGGCCACGGCTTCTGCTTTGCGGATGTGAAGGTTCTGGTCTG GATCATCTTGGGCCTGCAGTGTTACATGAACTGGAGAAATTTCCTGTTCATTCTCTTGGACTTCCATCTCTGCTTTCAGATCCCAGTGCAAAGACACCAGAGGAAGCATTGGTGCACATATTTGGTGAAGCAAGGAGAGCAACGCCATCTATCCTTTACATGCCTCATTTTGATCTTTGGTGGGATAAC GCACATGAACAACTCAGGGCTGTTCTTCTCACTTTATTAGAAGAATTGCCGTCAGACTTACCCATTCTATTACTTGGAAGCTCTTCATCTCCActtgctgaaattgatggtgcATCCTTGGTATTTCCCCATCGTTCAGC CTATCAAGTGGGGAAACCGTCAACTGAAGACAGATCTTTGTTCTTTGACCGTTTAATTGAGGCTGCCTTATCAGTTGTGGTGGAGGACGTGACCAAGAAATCACAAGGATCTGCACCCCTTCCTGAACTTCCCAAGGCACAAAAAGTGGCTAGTGGCCCAAAGGCCTCAGAGTTAAAAGCCAAGATAGAAGCTGAGCAGCATGCTCTACGCCAAATGCGCATGTGCCTCAGAGATATTTGCAACCG GATGTTGTATGACAAACGATTTAGTGCCTTCCATTATCCTGTCACTGATGAGGATGCTCCAAACTATCGCTCTATAATCCAGAACCCTATGGACATGGCTACCATGCTGCAGCGTGTTGACTCTGGTCAATATATCACATGCTCAGGATTCCTGCAAGACATTGATCTCATTGTGACCAATGCAAAG GTGTACAATGGAGATGATTACAATGGAGCTAGGATTGTCAGTAGAGGATATGAGCTTCGGGATGCA GTGCATGGAATGTTGTCACAGATGGATCCTGCGCTTGTCACATACTGTGACAAGATTGCTGCTCAAGGGGGTCCTGTACAAATACCAGATGATTTAGGGGGATCTATTTTCCCTTCAATCCCAGTTGTGCAGCTTGGAACAGTTACTAGAACAAGTGCCAGGCTACGCAATGTCCAGCCTGATGTTAATCTGGATCAAAGCTACGAGGCCTTGAAAAGGCAGAAGAAAAATGCTGATGCTACCCATGCTGGTATGTTCAATG CAGAAGATAAATCACGGCATCAGGATTCAGTACAGGAAAAGCCGCCGGAGGAAGCCGGGGCAGATGATATGAATCCAGACAGACCCGAGTCCTCTTCAGCCGATGACAGTCGACATGAAACTTCAGGAGGAGAAGCTTCTGGTCATACCGAAGGGAGTGGATCCCAAGATGTTACAATGTCAGAAGCCGAAGTATCAAGCCACGTGGATCACATCAAGCGGCTTTTCGTGGAGCGCACTGAAAATTATGGCATTCCACTGCTTGAAAGGCTCTACACTCGTATAATGAAGGGAATCTTCGAAACCAAGGACAAAGGAGTCGAAGATGATGGCCCCAGATACTCAATTTTGAGGTTTTTGGTGAAATTTGCAGAGAACACTGCAAACTTCTGA
- the LOC118038540 gene encoding ATPase family AAA domain-containing protein At1g05910-like isoform X1, with protein MYTKRSGQGDGPVARPVRTSDRLRRRPKVFSRTYLYYSPSIIRPRKGKTKTRTAASRIAKMLGNRAVRAANANSVPTNLRRSTRKRRLSAHLEDYTDSSGSEDEDLMRPAFRPLRNRIHNSASQDELSSSKHKKIVETKSTPRREGLRPRRSRTIKTEPLALDSGDEQDTSEEKAVEDETENGNDIDDNDADDGQNDDEGDGEGEDEGEEDGDDDEGEEEEEEEEEQDGRRRYDLRNRAEVRRLSMEEGKQRPQSPRRVLHQGMGTKVNRDVRKGGSRVHKRHRLTRAEDSDDSLLVDELDQGPAIPWARGGSRSGPPWLLGGLEMHGTTAWGLNVAASGWGHQGDALASLTSGVQTAGPSSKGGADIQPLQVDESVSFDDIGGLSGYIDALKEMVFFPLLYPDFFASYHITPPRGVLLCGPPGTGKTLIARALACAASKAGQKVSFYMRKGADVLSKWVGEAERQLKLLFEEAQRNQPSIIFFDEIDGLAPVRSSKQEQIHNSIVSTLLALMDGLDSRGQVVLIGATNRVDAIDGALRRPGRFDREFNFPLPGCEARAEILDIHTRKWKHPPSKELKSELAASCVGYCGADLKALCTEAAIRAFREKYPQVYTSDDKFVIDVDSVKVEKDHFVEAMSSITPAAHRGAVVHSRPLSLVVAPCLQGHLHKAMNCLSDIFPPLAVSSEFIKLSMLSYGSAIPLVYRPRLLLCGCEGSGLDHLGPAVLHELEKFPVHSLGLPSLLSDPSAKTPEEALVHIFGEARRATPSILYMPHFDLWWDNAHEQLRAVLLTLLEELPSDLPILLLGSSSSPLAEIDGASLVFPHRSAYQVGKPSTEDRSLFFDRLIEAALSVVVEDVTKKSQGSAPLPELPKAQKVASGPKASELKAKIEAEQHALRQMRMCLRDICNRMLYDKRFSAFHYPVTDEDAPNYRSIIQNPMDMATMLQRVDSGQYITCSGFLQDIDLIVTNAKVYNGDDYNGARIVSRGYELRDAVHGMLSQMDPALVTYCDKIAAQGGPVQIPDDLGGSIFPSIPVVQLGTVTRTSARLRNVQPDVNLDQSYEALKRQKKNADATHAGMFNASTAEDKSRHQDSVQEKPPEEAGADDMNPDRPESSSADDSRHETSGGEASGHTEGSGSQDVTMSEAEVSSHVDHIKRLFVERTENYGIPLLERLYTRIMKGIFETKDKGVEDDGPRYSILRFLVKFAENTANF; from the exons ATGTATACAAAACGTTCTGGTCAAGGAGATGGCCCAGTTGCAAGGCCTGTGCGGACTAGTGATAGGCTTAGGAGAAGACCAAAAGTGTTTAGCCGGACGTACTTGTATTATTCCCCAAGCATTATCCGGCCtaggaaaggaaaaacaaagacGAGGACTGCAGCTTCTCGGATTGCCAAGATGTTGGGTAACCGGGCGGTGCGGGCTGCAAATGCTAAT TCAGTTCCAACCAATCTTCGACGCTCAACAAGAAAGAGGAGGCTTTCTGCTCATCTTGAAGATTACACGGATAGTTCTGGATCAGAGGATGAAGACTTGATG AGACCTGCATTTCGACCTTTGAGGAATCGGATTCATAATAGTGCAAGTCAAGATGAGTTATCATCTtccaagcataaaaaaattgtgGAGACTAAATCAACACCTCGGCGTGAAGGATTGCGGCCCCGTCGTTCAAGAACAATCAAAACAGAGCCATTGGCTTTAGACTCTGGGGATGAGCAAGATACTTCTGAGGAGAAGGCTGTCGAAGATGAGACTGAAAATGGGAATGatattgatgataatgatgCAGATGATGGTCAGAATGATGATGAGGGTGATGGAGAGGGTGAGGACGAAGGAGAGgaagatggtgatgatgatgaaggtgaagaggaggaggaggaggaggaggaacagGATGGAAGGAGGAGATATGATCTCCGAAATCGCGCAGAAGTCCGTAGGCTCTCTATGGAGGAAGGTAAGCAAAGACCGCAATCTCCTCGAAGGGTATTGCATCAAGGAATGGGAACAAAGGTCAATAGGGATGTAAGGAAGGGGGGATCAAGGGTTCACAAGCGTCATCGTctaacaagagcagaagattcTGATGATTCCCTTCTTGTGGATGAGCTAGACCAAGGTCCTGCTATTCCTTGGGCTCGAGGTGGGAGCAGATCTGGACCACCCTGGCTCTTAGGGGGACTAGAGATGCATGGGACGACAGCATGGGGACTGAATGTTGCTGCATCTGGTTGGGGCCATCAAGGTGATGCCTTAGCAAGCTTGACTTCTGGTGTGCAAACTGCTGGCCCCAGCTCTAAGGGAGGGGCAGATATCCAACCTTTACAGGTTGATGAGAGTGTAAGTTTTGATGACATAGGTGGGCTTTCAGGATATATTGATGCTCTGAAGGAGATGGTTTTCTTTCCCTTGTTATATCCAGATTTCTTTGCCAGTTATCACATTACCCCGCCAAGAGGGGTTTTGTTATGTGGTCCTCCTGGTACTGGGAAAACATTAATTGCCAGGGCATTAGCATGTGCTGCTTCAAAAGCTGGCCAGAAGGTTAGCTTTTACATGCGCAAGGGTGCTGATGTACTAAGCAAATGGGTTGGTGAGGCTGAAAGGCAATTGAAACTTCTTTTTGAGGAGGCGCAAAGGAACCAGCCttccatcatcttctttgatGAAATAGATGGACTTGCTCCTGTTAGATCTAGCAAACAAGAGCAGATTCACAACTCTATTGTTTCTACTCTGCTCGCATTGATGGATGGTCTGGATTCTCGTGGACAAGTTGTTTTGATTGGAGCAACCAATAGAGTTGATGCTATCGATGGAGCCTTGCGTCGCCCTGGTCGGTTTGATCGAGAATTTAACTTTCCTTTGCCTGGTTGTGAGGCCCGTGCTGAAATATTAGACATTCACACCCGCAAGTGGAAGCATCCTCCTTCAAAGGAGCTAAAGTCAGAACTGGCAGCAAGTTGTGTCGGCTATTGTGGTGCTGATTTAAAGGCATTATGCACTGAAGCTGCCATCCGTGCTTTCCGTGAAAAATACCCTCAAGTTTACACAAGTGATGATAAGTTTGTGATAGATGTTGATTCTGTAAAGGTTGAAAAGGATCATTTTGTTGAAGCCATGTCCTCAATTACCCCTGCAGCTCATAGAGGTGCTGTTGTGCACTCTAGGCCATTGTCTTTAGTAGTTGCACCATGTCTGCAAGGTCATCTTCATAAAGCCATGAATTGCCTATCCGATATATTTCCACCTCTTGCAGTGTCATCCGAGTTTATCAAGCTTTCTATGCTTTCCTATGGATCTGCAATTCCTCTTGTGTATAGGCCACGGCTTCTGCTTTGCGGATGTGAAGGTTCTGGTCTG GATCATCTTGGGCCTGCAGTGTTACATGAACTGGAGAAATTTCCTGTTCATTCTCTTGGACTTCCATCTCTGCTTTCAGATCCCAGTGCAAAGACACCAGAGGAAGCATTGGTGCACATATTTGGTGAAGCAAGGAGAGCAACGCCATCTATCCTTTACATGCCTCATTTTGATCTTTGGTGGGATAAC GCACATGAACAACTCAGGGCTGTTCTTCTCACTTTATTAGAAGAATTGCCGTCAGACTTACCCATTCTATTACTTGGAAGCTCTTCATCTCCActtgctgaaattgatggtgcATCCTTGGTATTTCCCCATCGTTCAGC CTATCAAGTGGGGAAACCGTCAACTGAAGACAGATCTTTGTTCTTTGACCGTTTAATTGAGGCTGCCTTATCAGTTGTGGTGGAGGACGTGACCAAGAAATCACAAGGATCTGCACCCCTTCCTGAACTTCCCAAGGCACAAAAAGTGGCTAGTGGCCCAAAGGCCTCAGAGTTAAAAGCCAAGATAGAAGCTGAGCAGCATGCTCTACGCCAAATGCGCATGTGCCTCAGAGATATTTGCAACCG GATGTTGTATGACAAACGATTTAGTGCCTTCCATTATCCTGTCACTGATGAGGATGCTCCAAACTATCGCTCTATAATCCAGAACCCTATGGACATGGCTACCATGCTGCAGCGTGTTGACTCTGGTCAATATATCACATGCTCAGGATTCCTGCAAGACATTGATCTCATTGTGACCAATGCAAAG GTGTACAATGGAGATGATTACAATGGAGCTAGGATTGTCAGTAGAGGATATGAGCTTCGGGATGCA GTGCATGGAATGTTGTCACAGATGGATCCTGCGCTTGTCACATACTGTGACAAGATTGCTGCTCAAGGGGGTCCTGTACAAATACCAGATGATTTAGGGGGATCTATTTTCCCTTCAATCCCAGTTGTGCAGCTTGGAACAGTTACTAGAACAAGTGCCAGGCTACGCAATGTCCAGCCTGATGTTAATCTGGATCAAAGCTACGAGGCCTTGAAAAGGCAGAAGAAAAATGCTGATGCTACCCATGCTGGTATGTTCAATG CTTCAACAGCAGAAGATAAATCACGGCATCAGGATTCAGTACAGGAAAAGCCGCCGGAGGAAGCCGGGGCAGATGATATGAATCCAGACAGACCCGAGTCCTCTTCAGCCGATGACAGTCGACATGAAACTTCAGGAGGAGAAGCTTCTGGTCATACCGAAGGGAGTGGATCCCAAGATGTTACAATGTCAGAAGCCGAAGTATCAAGCCACGTGGATCACATCAAGCGGCTTTTCGTGGAGCGCACTGAAAATTATGGCATTCCACTGCTTGAAAGGCTCTACACTCGTATAATGAAGGGAATCTTCGAAACCAAGGACAAAGGAGTCGAAGATGATGGCCCCAGATACTCAATTTTGAGGTTTTTGGTGAAATTTGCAGAGAACACTGCAAACTTCTGA
- the LOC118038540 gene encoding ATPase family AAA domain-containing protein At1g05910-like isoform X3, producing the protein MYTKRSGQGDGPVARPVRTSDRLRRRPKVFSRTYLYYSPSIIRPRKGKTKTRTAASRIAKMLGNRAVRAANANSVPTNLRRSTRKRRLSAHLEDYTDSSGSEDEDLMRPAFRPLRNRIHNSASQDELSSSKHKKIVETKSTPRREGLRPRRSRTIKTEPLALDSGDEQDTSEEKAVEDETENGNDIDDNDADDGQNDDEGDGEGEDEGEEDGDDDEGEEEEEEEEEQDGRRRYDLRNRAEVRRLSMEEGKQRPQSPRRVLHQGMGTKVNRDVRKGGSRVHKRHRLTRAEDSDDSLLVDELDQGPAIPWARGGSRSGPPWLLGGLEMHGTTAWGLNVAASGWGHQGDALASLTSGVQTAGPSSKGGADIQPLQVDESVSFDDIGGLSGYIDALKEMVFFPLLYPDFFASYHITPPRGVLLCGPPGTGKTLIARALACAASKAGQKVSFYMRKGADVLSKWVGEAERQLKLLFEEAQRNQPSIIFFDEIDGLAPVRSSKQEQIHNSIVSTLLALMDGLDSRGQVVLIGATNRVDAIDGALRRPGRFDREFNFPLPGCEARAEILDIHTRKWKHPPSKELKSELAASCVGYCGADLKALCTEAAIRAFREKYPQVYTSDDKFVIDVDSVKVEKDHFVEAMSSITPAAHRGAVVHSRPLSLVVAPCLQGHLHKAMNCLSDIFPPLAVSSEFIKLSMLSYGSAIPLVYRPRLLLCGCEGSGLDHLGPAVLHELEKFPVHSLGLPSLLSDPSAKTPEEALVHIFGEARRATPSILYMPHFDLWWDNAHEQLRAVLLTLLEELPSDLPILLLGSSSSPLAEIDGASLVFPHRSAYQVGKPSTEDRSLFFDRLIEAALSVVVEDVTKKSQGSAPLPELPKAQKVASGPKASELKAKIEAEQHALRQMRMCLRDICNRMLYDKRFSAFHYPVTDEDAPNYRSIIQNPMDMATMLQRVDSGQYITCSGFLQDIDLIVTNAKVYNGDDYNGARIVSRGYELRDAVHGMLSQMDPALVTYCDKIAAQGGPVQIPDDLGGSIFPSIPVVQLGTVTRTSARLRNVQPDVNLDQSYEALKRQKKNADATHAASTAEDKSRHQDSVQEKPPEEAGADDMNPDRPESSSADDSRHETSGGEASGHTEGSGSQDVTMSEAEVSSHVDHIKRLFVERTENYGIPLLERLYTRIMKGIFETKDKGVEDDGPRYSILRFLVKFAENTANF; encoded by the exons ATGTATACAAAACGTTCTGGTCAAGGAGATGGCCCAGTTGCAAGGCCTGTGCGGACTAGTGATAGGCTTAGGAGAAGACCAAAAGTGTTTAGCCGGACGTACTTGTATTATTCCCCAAGCATTATCCGGCCtaggaaaggaaaaacaaagacGAGGACTGCAGCTTCTCGGATTGCCAAGATGTTGGGTAACCGGGCGGTGCGGGCTGCAAATGCTAAT TCAGTTCCAACCAATCTTCGACGCTCAACAAGAAAGAGGAGGCTTTCTGCTCATCTTGAAGATTACACGGATAGTTCTGGATCAGAGGATGAAGACTTGATG AGACCTGCATTTCGACCTTTGAGGAATCGGATTCATAATAGTGCAAGTCAAGATGAGTTATCATCTtccaagcataaaaaaattgtgGAGACTAAATCAACACCTCGGCGTGAAGGATTGCGGCCCCGTCGTTCAAGAACAATCAAAACAGAGCCATTGGCTTTAGACTCTGGGGATGAGCAAGATACTTCTGAGGAGAAGGCTGTCGAAGATGAGACTGAAAATGGGAATGatattgatgataatgatgCAGATGATGGTCAGAATGATGATGAGGGTGATGGAGAGGGTGAGGACGAAGGAGAGgaagatggtgatgatgatgaaggtgaagaggaggaggaggaggaggaggaacagGATGGAAGGAGGAGATATGATCTCCGAAATCGCGCAGAAGTCCGTAGGCTCTCTATGGAGGAAGGTAAGCAAAGACCGCAATCTCCTCGAAGGGTATTGCATCAAGGAATGGGAACAAAGGTCAATAGGGATGTAAGGAAGGGGGGATCAAGGGTTCACAAGCGTCATCGTctaacaagagcagaagattcTGATGATTCCCTTCTTGTGGATGAGCTAGACCAAGGTCCTGCTATTCCTTGGGCTCGAGGTGGGAGCAGATCTGGACCACCCTGGCTCTTAGGGGGACTAGAGATGCATGGGACGACAGCATGGGGACTGAATGTTGCTGCATCTGGTTGGGGCCATCAAGGTGATGCCTTAGCAAGCTTGACTTCTGGTGTGCAAACTGCTGGCCCCAGCTCTAAGGGAGGGGCAGATATCCAACCTTTACAGGTTGATGAGAGTGTAAGTTTTGATGACATAGGTGGGCTTTCAGGATATATTGATGCTCTGAAGGAGATGGTTTTCTTTCCCTTGTTATATCCAGATTTCTTTGCCAGTTATCACATTACCCCGCCAAGAGGGGTTTTGTTATGTGGTCCTCCTGGTACTGGGAAAACATTAATTGCCAGGGCATTAGCATGTGCTGCTTCAAAAGCTGGCCAGAAGGTTAGCTTTTACATGCGCAAGGGTGCTGATGTACTAAGCAAATGGGTTGGTGAGGCTGAAAGGCAATTGAAACTTCTTTTTGAGGAGGCGCAAAGGAACCAGCCttccatcatcttctttgatGAAATAGATGGACTTGCTCCTGTTAGATCTAGCAAACAAGAGCAGATTCACAACTCTATTGTTTCTACTCTGCTCGCATTGATGGATGGTCTGGATTCTCGTGGACAAGTTGTTTTGATTGGAGCAACCAATAGAGTTGATGCTATCGATGGAGCCTTGCGTCGCCCTGGTCGGTTTGATCGAGAATTTAACTTTCCTTTGCCTGGTTGTGAGGCCCGTGCTGAAATATTAGACATTCACACCCGCAAGTGGAAGCATCCTCCTTCAAAGGAGCTAAAGTCAGAACTGGCAGCAAGTTGTGTCGGCTATTGTGGTGCTGATTTAAAGGCATTATGCACTGAAGCTGCCATCCGTGCTTTCCGTGAAAAATACCCTCAAGTTTACACAAGTGATGATAAGTTTGTGATAGATGTTGATTCTGTAAAGGTTGAAAAGGATCATTTTGTTGAAGCCATGTCCTCAATTACCCCTGCAGCTCATAGAGGTGCTGTTGTGCACTCTAGGCCATTGTCTTTAGTAGTTGCACCATGTCTGCAAGGTCATCTTCATAAAGCCATGAATTGCCTATCCGATATATTTCCACCTCTTGCAGTGTCATCCGAGTTTATCAAGCTTTCTATGCTTTCCTATGGATCTGCAATTCCTCTTGTGTATAGGCCACGGCTTCTGCTTTGCGGATGTGAAGGTTCTGGTCTG GATCATCTTGGGCCTGCAGTGTTACATGAACTGGAGAAATTTCCTGTTCATTCTCTTGGACTTCCATCTCTGCTTTCAGATCCCAGTGCAAAGACACCAGAGGAAGCATTGGTGCACATATTTGGTGAAGCAAGGAGAGCAACGCCATCTATCCTTTACATGCCTCATTTTGATCTTTGGTGGGATAAC GCACATGAACAACTCAGGGCTGTTCTTCTCACTTTATTAGAAGAATTGCCGTCAGACTTACCCATTCTATTACTTGGAAGCTCTTCATCTCCActtgctgaaattgatggtgcATCCTTGGTATTTCCCCATCGTTCAGC CTATCAAGTGGGGAAACCGTCAACTGAAGACAGATCTTTGTTCTTTGACCGTTTAATTGAGGCTGCCTTATCAGTTGTGGTGGAGGACGTGACCAAGAAATCACAAGGATCTGCACCCCTTCCTGAACTTCCCAAGGCACAAAAAGTGGCTAGTGGCCCAAAGGCCTCAGAGTTAAAAGCCAAGATAGAAGCTGAGCAGCATGCTCTACGCCAAATGCGCATGTGCCTCAGAGATATTTGCAACCG GATGTTGTATGACAAACGATTTAGTGCCTTCCATTATCCTGTCACTGATGAGGATGCTCCAAACTATCGCTCTATAATCCAGAACCCTATGGACATGGCTACCATGCTGCAGCGTGTTGACTCTGGTCAATATATCACATGCTCAGGATTCCTGCAAGACATTGATCTCATTGTGACCAATGCAAAG GTGTACAATGGAGATGATTACAATGGAGCTAGGATTGTCAGTAGAGGATATGAGCTTCGGGATGCA GTGCATGGAATGTTGTCACAGATGGATCCTGCGCTTGTCACATACTGTGACAAGATTGCTGCTCAAGGGGGTCCTGTACAAATACCAGATGATTTAGGGGGATCTATTTTCCCTTCAATCCCAGTTGTGCAGCTTGGAACAGTTACTAGAACAAGTGCCAGGCTACGCAATGTCCAGCCTGATGTTAATCTGGATCAAAGCTACGAGGCCTTGAAAAGGCAGAAGAAAAATGCTGATGCTACCCATGCTG CTTCAACAGCAGAAGATAAATCACGGCATCAGGATTCAGTACAGGAAAAGCCGCCGGAGGAAGCCGGGGCAGATGATATGAATCCAGACAGACCCGAGTCCTCTTCAGCCGATGACAGTCGACATGAAACTTCAGGAGGAGAAGCTTCTGGTCATACCGAAGGGAGTGGATCCCAAGATGTTACAATGTCAGAAGCCGAAGTATCAAGCCACGTGGATCACATCAAGCGGCTTTTCGTGGAGCGCACTGAAAATTATGGCATTCCACTGCTTGAAAGGCTCTACACTCGTATAATGAAGGGAATCTTCGAAACCAAGGACAAAGGAGTCGAAGATGATGGCCCCAGATACTCAATTTTGAGGTTTTTGGTGAAATTTGCAGAGAACACTGCAAACTTCTGA